The following coding sequences are from one Ammospiza caudacuta isolate bAmmCau1 chromosome 10, bAmmCau1.pri, whole genome shotgun sequence window:
- the MINAR1 gene encoding major intrinsically disordered Notch2-binding receptor 1: protein MESNQESSLFLVKILEELDTKQNTVSYQDLCKSLCARFDLSQLAKLRSVLFYTACLDPNFPATLFKDKMRCTVNNQQSKKIMVAADIVTIFNLIQMNGGVAKEKLPVARHKVKKKESFESCRSDTEICNMADCVPDCVPNCELNDQDFNRGFPVRRSSKCRKMDCKDCQQFVPSSEPNFLLGVNKDMKGRAASLDRLQALASYSIATSPPCEMQSTYFPMNIENESISDQDSLPISAGLKETFITNDEPFMMQSCVQKRNIFKEDFHNLITISPNLIPSNKTPEDGHREPQNRKESSKQTFFNHSFEMPYSSQYLNPIYSPIPDKRRVKHESLDDLQASTYFGPTTVLGPQETKKWTGKPAKQTAWPAKSWSLNTEEVPDFERSFFNRKQSEEKSRYQSSSNPSPNFPSVERHQSYVNAKDQQPIMQANYAVKPNGHKPKEIPSILDVEKHEPVKKFKDKSINCTSVQILSIDRTMSVGTQTEQQVLEHKKCKDLCAAGQAKYGERHSLKQSDDDSEIVSDDISDIFRFLDDMSISGSTGVMQSSCYNSTGSLSQVHKSDCESSPEHNLTKISNGSACNKLDKVVRADVSNTDDELKTSVCKLVLRIGEIEKKLESLSGVREEISQVLGKLSKLDQKIQQPEKVSVQIDLNSLTSDAASDDSNSPQIFQCHNTPHGGKLENNPEWCCSDASGSNSESLRVKALKKSLFTRRSSRSLTEENSATESKIASISNSPRDWRAITYTNQVGITEEEVKERDGGENKDWHRKSKEADRQYEIPQPHRLSKQPKDAFLIEQVFSPHPYPASLKSHMKSNPLYTDMRLTELAEVKRAQPSWTIEEYTRNSGDKGKIAALDLQTQESLNPNNLEYWMEDIYTPGYDSLLKRKEAEFRRAKVCKIAALIAAAACTVILVIVVPICTMKS from the exons ATGGAGTCCAACCAGGAATCCTCACTCTTCCTGGTGAAGATATTGGAGGAGCTGGACACAAAGCAGAATACTGTTTCTTACCAGGATCTCTGCaagtccctgtgtgccaggttTGATTTATCCCAGTTGGCCAAGCTCAGAAGCGTGCTGTTTTACACTGCTTGCCTGGATCCTAATTTCCCAGCGACTTTGTTCAAAGACAAAATGAGATGCACTGTAAACAATCAGCAATCAAAGAAAATCATGGTTGCAGCAGATATAGTAACAATATTCAACCTCATCCAAATGAACGGGGGAGTGGCCAAGGAGAAGCTTCCAGTTGCAAGGCACAaagtgaagaagaaggagtccTTCGAGTCCTGCAGGTCTGACACGGAGATCTGCAATATGGCAGACTGTGTGCCTGACTGCGTGCCCAACTGTGAGCTCAACGACCAGGACTTCAACCGGGGCTTTCCTGTCAGAAGGTCCTcaaaatgcagaaagatggacTGCAAAGACTGCCAGCAGTTCGTCCCCTCGTCAGAACCTAACTTCTTGCTTGGTGTTAATAAGGACATGAAGGGCCGGGCTGCCTCTCTGGACAGGCTGCAGGCGCTGGCGTCCTACTCCATTGCCACATCCCCACCATGTGAGATGCAGAGTACCTACTTCCCCATGAACATTGAAAATGAGTCTATTTCAGACCAGGATTCCTTGCCTATAAGTGCAGGATTAAAAGAAACTTTCATTACAAATGACGAGCCGTTCATGATGCAGTCGTGTGTccagaaaagaaatatattcaAAGAAGATTTTCATAATCTGATTACAATATCTCCCAACTTAATACCATCCAATAAAACACCAGAAGATGGACACAGAGAGCCTcagaacaggaaggaaagctcTAAGCAGACTTTCTTCAACCACAGCTTTGAAATGCCATACAGCAGCCAGTACTTGAATCCAATTTATTCTCCTATACCGGACAAAAGGCGAGTGAAGCATGAAAGTTTAGATGATCTTCAAGCTTCAACCTATTTTGGCCCAACTACTGTTCTTGGACCACAGGAAACCAAAAAGTGGACTGGAAAGCCAGCCAAGCAAACTGCCTGGCCAGCTAAAAGCTGGAGTTTAAATACTGAGGAGGTCCCTGACTTTGAACGCTCATTTTTTAATAGGAAGCAGTCTGAAGAGAAATCACGATACCAGAGTTCGAGCAACCCATCTCCAAACTTTCCTTCAGTTGAGAGGCATCAGTCCTACGTAAATGCAAAGGATCAGCAACCAATTATGCAGGCAAACTATGCTGTGAAACCCAACGGGCACAAACCTAAGGAAATTCCTTCCATTCTAGATGTGGAGAAACATGAGCCAGTCAAAAAGTTTAAGGATAAAAGCATTAACTGTACTTCTGTGCAGATCTTAAGCATTGACAGGACCATGAGTGTTGGGACACAAACGGAGCAGCAAGTTCTGGAGCACAAGAAATGCAAGGATTTGTGTGCAGCAGGCCAAGCTAAGTATGGTGAGAGGCATTCTCTGAAGCAGTCAGATGATGACTCTGAAATCGTGAGCGATGACATTAGTGACATTTTCAGGTTTTTGGATGACATGAGTATCAGCGGGTCCACGGGAGTGATGCAGTCCTCGTGCTACAACAGCACTGGTTCCTTGTCTCAGGTGCACAAATCAGACTGTGAGAGCTCACCTGAGCACAATTTGACTAAGATCTCCAATGGGAGTGCCTGTAACAAACTGGATAAAGTGGTCAGGGCAGATGTCAGTAACACAGATGATGAACTGAAAACGAGCGTCTGCAAATTAGTCTTGAGGATCGGTGAAATAGAGAAGAAACTGGAATCTCTCTCAGGTGTCCGAGAAGAAATCTCTCAAGTCCTGGGAAAATTAAGCAAGCTGGATCAAAAAATCCAGCAGCCAGAGAAGGTCAGTGTACAAATAGATCTCAACTCTTTGACGAGCGATGCCGCGTCAGATGACAGCAACTCCCCACAGATATTCCAGTGCCACAATACTCCTCATGGAGGCAAACTGGAAAATAATCCAGAATGGTGCTGTTCAGATGCCAGTGGAAGTAATAGCGAGAGCCTTCGAGtaaaagccttaaaaaaaagtttgtttaCTAGGAGATCATCAAGATCACTAACAGAAGAGAACAGTGCGACCGAATCCAAAATAGCAAGTATTTCAAACTCTCCCCGAGACTGGAGAGCTATTACTTACACCAACCAAGTTGGCATTACAGAGGAGGAGGTGAAAGAGAGAGATGGAGGAGAAAATAAGGACTGGCACAGGAAATCTAAAGAG GCAGACAGGCAGTATGAAATCCCACAGCCACATAGACTCTCTAAACAGCCAAAAGACGCTTTCTTGATTGAACAAGTCTTTAGTCCTCATCCCTACCCTGCATCACTCAAGTCACACATGAAAAGCAACCCTCTCTACACAGACATGAGGTTGACAGAGCTGGCTGAAGTGAAACGTGCCCAGCCATCGTGGACCATAGAGGAATACACGAGGAATTCGGGGGATAAAGGCAAGATTGCAGCCTTGGATCTACAA ACTCAAGAATCCTTAAACCCAAACAACTTAGAGTACTGGATGGAAGACATTTACACTCCTGGCTACGACTCCTTGCTGAAACGGAAGGAAGCCGAGTTCAGGAGGGCGAAGGTTTGCAAGATCGCTGCCCTGATCGCGGCGGCCGCCTGCACGGTTATCCTGGTCATCGTGGTGCCCATCTGCACCATGAAATCCTGA